The Litorilinea aerophila genome has a window encoding:
- a CDS encoding ABC transporter substrate-binding protein, whose product MSTQQSKPFGKRLSRRQALQLMGGITGMAALAACTAAPVAPATGGEGAAEPAQVAGTMLVVHRREYFKEMEDLFAQAVQNWAQENNVEVETSTVASEAFEDFVAKTLAEVQAGNPPDLIYHVRLVQQLYFYDALEPVSDTVEKAIGLYGEPSLGHRMQNFIDGEWWGIPYINGGGGEFARRSVFEGQGIDPLEDLVTWDDRRDACLQVTDVAAEMYGWGRTVNRSGDGAGLVQAVIHDWGGHITDENMTEITFNSPETVAAVAWLTEIYTSEQYAPMLPPGVISWTDSSNNEAYLAGNIAYTGNAASVYAKAKADQNPVFEDTVVLNVPVGPYGQPHIGAGGGGQLHVPKGAKHVELAKELSLYLLEPDVFIPISLISAGLFLPAYQKYYEMDPVVQAFEADPNLQRMGEQQLGDYPGLSWPAQPSPFFDAIAAQSILTDMMAETITQGVSPEEAVAHATDRIIQIAEEMGALG is encoded by the coding sequence GTGTCCACACAACAATCTAAACCCTTCGGCAAGCGGCTTTCGCGACGGCAGGCGCTCCAGCTCATGGGGGGCATTACCGGTATGGCGGCGCTGGCAGCGTGCACCGCTGCGCCGGTGGCGCCAGCAACGGGCGGCGAAGGGGCAGCCGAACCGGCCCAGGTAGCCGGCACCATGCTGGTCGTCCATCGCCGTGAATACTTCAAGGAGATGGAGGACCTGTTCGCCCAGGCCGTCCAAAATTGGGCCCAGGAAAATAACGTCGAAGTTGAAACCTCCACCGTTGCCTCCGAAGCCTTTGAAGACTTCGTTGCCAAAACCCTGGCCGAGGTGCAGGCTGGCAACCCGCCGGACCTGATCTACCATGTGCGGCTGGTGCAGCAGCTCTATTTCTACGACGCCCTGGAGCCGGTCAGCGACACCGTGGAAAAGGCCATCGGCCTCTACGGCGAGCCTTCCCTGGGCCACCGTATGCAGAACTTCATCGACGGCGAGTGGTGGGGTATCCCCTACATCAACGGCGGCGGCGGCGAATTTGCCCGGCGCAGTGTCTTCGAAGGACAGGGCATCGATCCCCTGGAAGACCTGGTGACCTGGGACGACCGCCGGGATGCCTGTCTCCAGGTGACCGACGTGGCCGCCGAAATGTACGGCTGGGGTCGCACGGTCAACCGCAGCGGCGACGGCGCCGGCCTGGTGCAGGCGGTGATCCATGACTGGGGTGGCCACATCACCGACGAGAACATGACGGAAATCACCTTCAACTCGCCGGAGACGGTGGCGGCCGTGGCCTGGCTGACCGAGATTTACACCTCCGAGCAATATGCGCCCATGTTGCCGCCCGGCGTGATCAGCTGGACCGACTCCAGCAACAACGAGGCCTACCTGGCTGGCAACATCGCCTACACGGGCAACGCCGCCAGCGTCTACGCCAAAGCCAAGGCGGACCAGAACCCGGTCTTCGAGGACACGGTGGTGCTCAACGTCCCCGTGGGCCCCTATGGGCAGCCCCACATTGGGGCCGGTGGTGGTGGGCAGCTCCATGTGCCCAAGGGCGCCAAGCATGTGGAGCTGGCGAAAGAGCTTTCCCTCTATCTGTTGGAGCCGGATGTGTTCATCCCCATCTCCCTCATCTCTGCAGGCCTGTTCCTCCCGGCCTACCAGAAGTACTACGAGATGGATCCGGTGGTCCAGGCCTTTGAAGCGGATCCCAACCTGCAGCGGATGGGCGAGCAGCAGCTGGGCGACTATCCTGGTCTCTCCTGGCCGGCCCAGCCCAGCCCCTTCTTCGACGCCATTGCCGCCCAGTCCATCCTGACGGACATGATGGCCGAGACCATCACCCAGGGCGTCAGCCCAGAAGAAGCCGTGGCCCATGCCACCGACCGCATCATCCAGATCGCAGAAGAAATGGGTGCACTGGGCTAA
- a CDS encoding RraA family protein: MFIENPPESIQQLTRLYQQDRFPNGRPRVPDHILERMQKVTTEQAWSVLRRHGYHHQFEGGWFQTHPDKILVGRAVTAMLLPQRPDLNDLVEELGRAEGRIGGQNSWVIDTLEPGDVMVVDMWGKIKEGTFVGDNLATSLRTRTRAGAVLHCGIRDFQGVRELEDLQIFCRGLDPSAIANCTLAGINIPIRIGETTVLPGDVVLGTPTGVIFIPPHLAEEVVESAERVQLRDEFGKLRLQQKRYTPGEIDRKWPPEIEADFDAWLAAGKPRD; encoded by the coding sequence ATGTTCATTGAAAATCCACCAGAGTCCATCCAGCAGTTGACCCGGCTGTATCAGCAGGATCGGTTCCCCAACGGGCGACCACGAGTTCCCGATCACATCCTGGAACGGATGCAGAAGGTCACCACGGAGCAGGCCTGGTCTGTGTTACGGCGCCACGGCTACCATCATCAATTTGAAGGCGGCTGGTTCCAGACCCATCCCGATAAAATCCTGGTGGGACGGGCAGTGACGGCCATGTTGCTTCCCCAGCGGCCAGATCTGAACGACCTGGTGGAAGAGCTGGGCCGGGCTGAAGGCCGCATCGGCGGACAGAACTCGTGGGTCATCGATACGCTGGAGCCTGGCGACGTGATGGTGGTGGACATGTGGGGTAAAATTAAAGAAGGGACCTTCGTAGGCGATAACCTGGCCACCTCTCTGCGTACCCGCACCCGGGCCGGCGCTGTCCTCCACTGCGGCATCCGGGATTTCCAGGGAGTGCGTGAACTGGAAGATTTGCAGATCTTCTGCCGCGGCCTGGACCCAAGCGCCATCGCCAACTGCACCCTGGCCGGCATCAACATTCCTATTCGGATCGGTGAAACCACCGTGCTGCCGGGTGATGTGGTCCTGGGGACCCCAACCGGCGTCATCTTCATCCCTCCCCATCTGGCCGAGGAGGTGGTGGAGAGTGCGGAGCGGGTTCAGCTGCGGGATGAATTTGGCAAACTGCGCTTACAGCAAAAACGATATACCCCCGGAGAAATTGATCGAAAATGGCCCCCAGAAATCGAGGCCGACTTCGATGCCTGGTTAGCCGCCGGCAAACCACGGGACTGA
- a CDS encoding ABC transporter permease: protein MAERAAPLATRYAVRPQRHLLRRLLGRDWQIAFAFVAPILILMVVFIAWPFIKAVYTSMTVRTLARETKFVWFDNYLRLYSDPYYRQAVRATVVFTAGSIGFKVLFGLIAALLLHQQRRWRNLLTGLVLLPWIIPSVVQALAWRSIYDPLFGGLNPILLGLGLIKEPLSWLADPKLAMAAVISVNVWAGIPFFTVNILAGLSSIDKELYEAAEIDGANAWNRFVHVTLPGLRYVLAVATLLSTVWTFNNFETIFLLTGGGPGNVTKVYSIMAYEKAIRSLQFGPGTAVAFSLLPILVFFILLLSRYMRRDVERDDLSGTWQDVVIDGVGRLVSLIATVVAVPLGLVFGVVSRILPKGRASQRRNQMINGLLRGLLMVVLLTFILFPFYWILITAFKGNLQIGQREDIFWPNPWTTEQFYRLFYEEPFLVWFKNSTIVSVTTTVLAVVIACLSGYALARLRFRGAQTMTTVLLITYLLPGALMFIPLYGILADLGVINTRWALILTYPTGMVPFSTWLLMGYYRSIPEELEHAAMVDGANRLQAFLRVTLPLTAPALLAVTLFAFTNAWKEFLFAFVFITSEKLMTLPVGLAQTIFGDIYPWGMLMAASLLISIPVVIFYMWGQRFMIAGLTAGSVKG from the coding sequence GTGGCAGAGAGAGCAGCACCTCTAGCAACCCGATATGCGGTCCGGCCCCAGCGCCACCTCTTGCGCCGCCTGTTGGGACGCGACTGGCAGATCGCCTTTGCCTTTGTCGCACCCATTCTCATTTTGATGGTGGTGTTCATCGCCTGGCCTTTCATCAAAGCCGTTTACACCAGCATGACCGTCCGAACCCTGGCCAGAGAGACGAAATTCGTCTGGTTTGACAACTACCTGCGTCTCTACAGCGACCCCTACTATCGGCAGGCTGTGCGCGCGACGGTGGTCTTTACGGCTGGCTCCATCGGCTTTAAAGTCCTGTTCGGCTTGATCGCGGCCCTTTTGCTCCATCAACAACGCCGCTGGCGCAACCTGCTCACCGGGCTGGTCCTGCTGCCCTGGATCATTCCCTCTGTGGTGCAGGCCCTGGCGTGGCGCTCCATCTATGACCCCCTCTTCGGCGGCCTCAACCCCATTTTGTTGGGGCTGGGTCTCATCAAGGAGCCCCTATCCTGGCTGGCCGACCCGAAGCTGGCCATGGCCGCGGTCATCTCGGTCAATGTCTGGGCCGGTATCCCCTTCTTCACCGTCAACATCCTGGCCGGGCTTTCCTCCATCGACAAGGAGCTGTATGAGGCGGCAGAAATCGATGGGGCCAACGCATGGAACCGCTTTGTCCATGTGACCTTGCCCGGGCTCCGCTATGTCCTGGCCGTGGCGACCCTGCTCTCCACCGTCTGGACTTTCAACAACTTCGAAACCATCTTCCTGCTGACCGGTGGCGGCCCTGGCAACGTGACCAAGGTCTACTCCATCATGGCCTACGAGAAGGCCATCCGCTCCCTGCAGTTTGGCCCCGGCACGGCTGTCGCCTTCAGCCTGCTGCCCATCCTGGTCTTCTTTATCCTGCTCCTCTCCCGCTACATGCGGCGGGACGTGGAACGGGACGACCTCAGCGGCACCTGGCAGGATGTGGTCATCGACGGCGTGGGGCGGCTGGTCTCCTTGATCGCAACGGTGGTGGCCGTGCCCCTGGGGTTGGTCTTCGGGGTTGTGAGCCGCATCCTCCCCAAAGGCCGGGCCAGCCAGCGCCGCAACCAGATGATCAACGGCCTGCTGCGGGGACTCCTGATGGTGGTGCTGTTGACCTTTATCCTCTTCCCCTTCTACTGGATCTTGATCACAGCCTTCAAGGGCAACCTGCAGATCGGCCAGCGGGAAGACATCTTCTGGCCCAACCCCTGGACCACGGAGCAGTTCTATCGCCTCTTCTATGAAGAACCCTTCCTGGTTTGGTTCAAGAATTCGACCATTGTGAGCGTCACCACAACGGTGCTGGCTGTGGTCATCGCCTGCCTCAGCGGCTACGCCCTGGCTCGCCTGCGCTTCCGCGGCGCCCAGACCATGACCACGGTGCTTCTCATCACCTACCTGCTGCCCGGCGCCCTGATGTTCATCCCCCTCTACGGCATCCTGGCCGACCTGGGCGTGATCAACACCCGGTGGGCCCTGATCCTGACCTACCCCACCGGCATGGTGCCCTTCTCCACCTGGCTGCTCATGGGCTACTACCGGTCCATCCCGGAAGAGCTGGAACATGCTGCCATGGTGGACGGTGCCAACCGGCTCCAGGCCTTCCTGCGGGTGACTCTGCCCCTGACTGCTCCGGCCCTTCTGGCGGTCACCCTCTTTGCCTTTACCAATGCCTGGAAGGAATTCCTCTTCGCCTTCGTCTTCATCACCAGCGAAAAACTCATGACCTTGCCGGTGGGTCTGGCCCAGACGATCTTTGGCGATATCTACCCCTGGGGCATGCTGATGGCAGCCTCCTTGCTCATCTCCATCCCGGTGGTCATTTTCTACATGTGGGGCCAGCGTTTCATGATCGCTGGCCTGACCGCTGGCAGCGTGAAAGGTTAG
- a CDS encoding enolase C-terminal domain-like protein — MRITDMHVTPIAIADPPLLNAAGLHAPYALRTIVEIVTDDNLYGLGEVPGSAATTAALEAAREVVVGKDPFQLNAIQAELIAHFGEDGAGARGEAPWDKRRMVHVYSAIEVACFDLMGKATGRPVCDLLGGRVRDRVEFSAYLFYKYEGAGGALGFETDPNATGWAAARQRAALDPEGIVAQAKAMCDAFGFRSIKLKGGAMPPDEEADAILALREAFGPGTPLRLDPNAIWKVETAIRIGERLRGVLEYYEDPVRGQENMAKVRTALKDIPLATNMCTTSFEDIPGSVRLHSEDIILSDHHFWGGLRASVELARICRTFGRGLSMHSNSHVGISLMAMAHLAAATPNLTYACDTHYPWQSEELLVGGRIPFDEGCVVIPNEPGLGIELDREALARLHEQYKACGLTERNDEVEMQKVQPGWKFQATRW, encoded by the coding sequence ATGCGCATCACCGACATGCATGTCACGCCCATTGCCATTGCCGATCCGCCCCTCCTCAACGCGGCGGGCCTGCATGCCCCCTATGCCCTGCGCACCATCGTCGAGATTGTGACCGACGACAACCTCTACGGCCTGGGCGAAGTGCCCGGCAGCGCCGCCACCACCGCCGCCCTGGAAGCGGCCCGGGAGGTGGTCGTGGGCAAGGATCCCTTCCAGCTCAACGCCATTCAGGCCGAGCTCATCGCCCACTTCGGCGAGGACGGCGCTGGCGCCCGGGGAGAAGCCCCCTGGGACAAGCGCCGCATGGTCCACGTCTACAGCGCCATCGAGGTGGCCTGCTTCGACCTCATGGGCAAGGCCACCGGCCGCCCCGTCTGCGATCTGTTGGGCGGCCGGGTGCGGGACCGGGTGGAGTTCTCCGCCTATCTGTTCTACAAGTACGAAGGTGCCGGCGGCGCCCTGGGCTTCGAGACCGACCCCAACGCCACCGGCTGGGCCGCAGCCCGCCAGCGAGCTGCCCTGGACCCGGAGGGCATCGTGGCCCAGGCCAAAGCCATGTGCGACGCCTTCGGCTTCCGTTCCATCAAGCTCAAGGGTGGGGCCATGCCGCCGGACGAAGAGGCCGATGCCATCCTGGCCCTGCGGGAGGCCTTCGGCCCGGGCACGCCCCTGCGTCTGGACCCCAACGCCATCTGGAAGGTGGAGACCGCCATCCGCATCGGCGAACGGCTGCGGGGCGTGCTGGAGTACTACGAAGATCCGGTGCGGGGCCAGGAGAACATGGCCAAAGTGCGAACGGCGCTGAAGGATATCCCCCTGGCCACCAACATGTGCACCACCTCCTTCGAGGACATCCCCGGCAGTGTCCGCCTCCACTCGGAGGACATCATCCTCAGCGACCACCACTTCTGGGGTGGGCTCCGGGCCTCGGTGGAGCTGGCCCGCATCTGCCGCACCTTCGGCCGGGGGCTCTCCATGCATTCCAACAGCCACGTGGGCATCTCCCTCATGGCCATGGCCCACCTGGCCGCGGCCACGCCCAACCTGACCTACGCCTGCGATACCCACTACCCCTGGCAGTCCGAAGAGCTGCTGGTGGGCGGCCGCATCCCCTTCGACGAAGGCTGCGTGGTGATCCCCAACGAGCCCGGCCTGGGCATCGAGCTGGACCGGGAGGCCCTGGCCCGGCTCCACGAGCAGTACAAGGCCTGTGGCCTCACCGAACGCAACGACGAGGTCGAAATGCAGAAGGTGCAGCCCGGCTGGAAGTTCCAGGCTACCCGCTGGTAA
- a CDS encoding aminotransferase family protein, whose translation MIDRSAILEKDREHWLHPLHHPSSHTDPLIFESGHGVWLRTVDGKELIDGLAGLWNVLLGHGNQELAEAAREQMSRLAYCSSYAGSGNLPAIELADRLAGFAYPSLNTTFFTSGGAESNESAFKTVRYYWKRLGKPDKVKVISRQHAYHGITLAAMSATGMTAYWPMFEPRVPGFLHIPAPYPYRYAGDIQPGETVGQAAARALEEAILREGPDTVGAFIAEPVQGAGGVIVPPDDYFPRVREICDRYDVLFIADEVITGFGRTGDWFALRRWGVEPDIMSFAKGITSGYLPLGGIQISDKIREVIMSAPPNERWMHAYTYSGHPTCCAVALKNLEILQRLDLASHAARMGARLLQGLQGLAEEFEIIGDVRGLGLMCAIELVKDRETKEPAGLGEQLRQACIQRGLFTRAIGDIFAFAPPLIISEEEVDRMVAIVGESLAAIIG comes from the coding sequence ATGATCGACCGCAGCGCCATCCTGGAAAAAGACCGGGAACACTGGCTCCATCCCCTGCACCATCCCAGCTCCCACACCGATCCCCTGATCTTCGAATCGGGCCACGGCGTGTGGCTGCGTACCGTGGACGGCAAAGAGCTCATCGACGGGCTGGCCGGGCTGTGGAACGTACTCCTGGGCCACGGCAACCAGGAGCTGGCCGAGGCCGCCCGGGAACAGATGAGCCGGCTGGCCTACTGCTCCAGCTACGCCGGCTCCGGCAACCTGCCGGCCATCGAACTGGCCGACCGCCTGGCCGGCTTCGCCTATCCCAGCCTGAACACCACTTTCTTCACCTCGGGTGGGGCCGAGTCCAACGAGAGCGCGTTCAAGACGGTGCGCTACTACTGGAAGCGCCTGGGCAAGCCGGACAAGGTGAAGGTCATCTCCCGGCAACACGCCTACCACGGCATCACCCTGGCCGCCATGAGCGCCACCGGCATGACCGCCTACTGGCCCATGTTTGAACCCCGGGTGCCCGGCTTCCTGCACATCCCCGCGCCCTACCCCTACCGCTACGCCGGCGACATCCAGCCGGGGGAGACGGTGGGCCAGGCCGCGGCCCGGGCCCTGGAAGAGGCCATCCTGCGGGAAGGCCCCGACACCGTGGGCGCCTTCATCGCCGAGCCGGTCCAGGGCGCCGGCGGCGTCATCGTCCCGCCGGACGACTACTTCCCCCGGGTACGGGAGATCTGCGACCGCTACGACGTGCTCTTCATCGCCGACGAGGTCATCACCGGCTTCGGCCGCACGGGCGACTGGTTCGCCCTGCGCCGCTGGGGCGTGGAGCCGGACATCATGTCCTTTGCCAAGGGCATCACCAGCGGCTACCTGCCCCTGGGCGGCATCCAGATCTCCGACAAAATCCGCGAAGTCATCATGAGCGCGCCGCCCAACGAGCGCTGGATGCACGCCTACACCTATTCGGGCCACCCCACCTGCTGCGCGGTGGCGCTCAAAAACCTGGAGATCCTCCAGCGCCTGGACCTGGCCAGCCATGCGGCCCGCATGGGCGCCCGCCTGCTGCAGGGGCTCCAGGGCCTGGCCGAGGAGTTCGAAATCATCGGCGACGTGCGTGGCCTGGGGCTCATGTGCGCCATCGAGCTGGTCAAGGACCGGGAGACCAAAGAGCCGGCCGGCCTGGGGGAACAGCTACGCCAGGCCTGCATCCAGCGGGGACTCTTCACCCGGGCCATCGGCGACATCTTCGCCTTCGCGCCGCCCCTGATCATCAGCGAAGAGGAAGTGGACCGCATGGTGGCCATCGTGGGCGAGTCCCTGGCTGCCATCATTGGCTGA